The Bdellovibrio sp. ZAP7 DNA segment AAGCAGGAAAATAGCAAACCACAATTTCAACATGTCCTTAAGATAGAAGGACCTCAACAGAATATCATGGCTTCAAAAGAAGTTTTGTCTATACCAATTTTTAAAAATGTCGATTAGCGCTGCGACAGCGAAGAAAGCGGATTGATAAAGTCCAGACGAAGATTCTCATAGTACTGAATTTCTTCATCTGTGAAACCGGCCTTTCCGCGCAGGATGCGGTTGATCGGCTCGACACGTTTTGGCAGACGATAGCGAAGTTCATCCATGCGTTTTGGGAAGTCTTCGTTAGGATTTATTTTATTTTGCAGGCAAATTTCACGGTACCAACGAGATCCAAAATCCACGTGACCGATTTCTTCGAAATTAATTTGCTTCACGATTTTTTGAATCGTTTCTTTTCCTGAAGTGCCCTCCAGACGACGAATCAATGTGTCGCCCGCATCCAGACCACTGCCTTCCAAATAACGGTGAACGATCAAAATACGATCAAGCAACGTGTCTTCAGGAGCGACGGCATACCAAAGAGCCGCATGAACAGGCCAGTCTCCCCATTTGAATCCCAGAGATTCAATCGCCTCTAAGCACATACGCAAATGTTGAGCTTCAGAAACTGTGACTGCGACCAACTCTTCTTTGAAACCTTCTGGAGCATCCGGGAATTCAGACAGAGTCCTTACCCCTAATTCCATCGCTTGAAGTTCAATGCTGGCCAAATCATGAAGCATGCGAGCCTGCCCCTCGATCGTCGAAAACCCCTTTTTCGGGGGATGATATTTTGGATGCAGCAAGTCAATATCGCGATTTGGGTCCTTCGGAGCCAAATGAGGGGTTTTAAGCTTAAAAGCTTCCTCACAAGACTTCTCAATTTCATTAATTTTGGCCCAAACATCGGCAATTTCGAACGTCAACATAGGAAGCGTTTTACATGCAGCTCCCTCGCTTGCCAAATACTTCGTGATTTGGTGAAATTCCTCTCATGGGAAAATCATGGAAAACCGCAGGTAAAGTAGAGAAAGCCCAACAAAAGGGTCAAATATTCACAAAACTAGCGCGCGAGATTCAAGTCGCTGCGAAAGTTGGAGGCCCTGATCCGGCAGCGAATGCTCGTCTCCGTTTGGCGATTGATGCCGCTAAAAAAGTATCATGCCCGAACGACACGATTGATCGTGCGATTAAAAAAGGTGCTGGTCTTTTAGATGACGGTAAAGTTATCGAAGAGTTGATGTACGAAGGCTACGGCCCTCATGGCGTTGGTGTTATCGTTGAATGTCAAACAGACAACAAACACAGAACTGCTCCAGACATGCGCCACGCTTTCAAGTCTCACGACGGCAACATGGGTGAAACAGGATCTGTTGCCTGGATGTTTGAGCACGTAGGTCTTTTGGAAGGTGTTAAAGCTGGAACTTTTGATCCAGATGAAGAAGCTATCGAAGCTGGTGCTAACGAAGTTGGCCCTGGTGAAGACGAAGGCTCTTACGAATTCTACACGGGAGCGACTGAACTAGACGCTGTTCGTGATGCTTTGATCAAACGTGGCTGGAAAGTGACGAAGTCCGAGCTTTCTTATAAAGCAAAGAACATCACTGAGCTATCTGATGAACAAAGAAAAGACGTTGAAGAGTTCTTGAACTACCTAGACGACATGGACGACACTCACCGCGTTCACGCAACGATCTAAAAGGTACGGACACACTTTCTCCATTCATAAATAAAAAAAAGGCAGAATAATCAAATTCTGCCTTTTTTTTATTCTACAGGCGATATTATGGAGAGAGTAAGTCCGTACCTTTTACAGAAATAGTTAGTTTGAAAAACGAAGTTCCTATTATGATACATCGGCTTTCAATTTATTTTGAAAGCGTATTTTACAGTCAAGGAATTAACATTTTTTAATTCCAAACTCATCTCGGATTAATCCTTGTGCAGTAGCATTTTATTAACAAAGTTTTTAGGAGGATTTATGAAATCTCTAGTTATGGCTCTTGTTCTTATGGGTTCCGTCTCTGCATTCGCAAACGAAGGTCACGGCGGCAAAGATCACCCTTGCCAAAAAGTTAAAGCCGCTTGCGAAGCAGCGGGTTTTAAAAAAGGCGAACACGCTAATAAAAAAGGTCTTTGGAAAGACTGTGTAGATCCAGTGATGGAAGGTAAATCAGTCGCTGGCGTTACTGTAAGTGCAGCGGATGTTTCCGCCTGCAAAATCAAAAAAGAAGAACACAAGAAATAGTTCGCTCTTTAAATTTGAACAAAA contains these protein-coding regions:
- a CDS encoding DUF455 family protein; protein product: MLTFEIADVWAKINEIEKSCEEAFKLKTPHLAPKDPNRDIDLLHPKYHPPKKGFSTIEGQARMLHDLASIELQAMELGVRTLSEFPDAPEGFKEELVAVTVSEAQHLRMCLEAIESLGFKWGDWPVHAALWYAVAPEDTLLDRILIVHRYLEGSGLDAGDTLIRRLEGTSGKETIQKIVKQINFEEIGHVDFGSRWYREICLQNKINPNEDFPKRMDELRYRLPKRVEPINRILRGKAGFTDEEIQYYENLRLDFINPLSSLSQR
- a CDS encoding YebC/PmpR family DNA-binding transcriptional regulator, whose product is MGKSWKTAGKVEKAQQKGQIFTKLAREIQVAAKVGGPDPAANARLRLAIDAAKKVSCPNDTIDRAIKKGAGLLDDGKVIEELMYEGYGPHGVGVIVECQTDNKHRTAPDMRHAFKSHDGNMGETGSVAWMFEHVGLLEGVKAGTFDPDEEAIEAGANEVGPGEDEGSYEFYTGATELDAVRDALIKRGWKVTKSELSYKAKNITELSDEQRKDVEEFLNYLDDMDDTHRVHATI